In one window of Paenarthrobacter nicotinovorans DNA:
- a CDS encoding GIY-YIG nuclease family protein, producing the protein MSLTLAHVLAGVGAEQVPPVSLDDIHVIRHSFRPNDVAALRGPEDLTEERVLAYTREQDISPRRFPAAPPRFWVILIADGKNRSRLWGTFENRGELATERTGSCRYYDLHSTDFLAPLKDRLVIDWDNPRSWHRGASSASAARMQVVEIADRDKVPFPGFDGVLLSYPQLQDLVDDPRYGDWRAALSEVQGIYLITDSSNGKQYVGKADGSERILGRWTSYARDGHGGNVALRELAYDSVGETTSIKTDHARHFVFSLLRVFGPSTPSSEVNTAESHYKAALMTRKFGLNRN; encoded by the coding sequence ATGTCCCTCACCCTCGCCCATGTCCTGGCCGGCGTGGGGGCTGAGCAGGTCCCGCCGGTTTCCTTGGACGATATCCACGTAATACGCCACTCATTCAGGCCGAATGACGTTGCCGCGCTCCGTGGACCTGAAGACCTGACCGAGGAACGAGTCTTGGCGTACACCCGGGAGCAGGACATTTCGCCTCGTCGTTTCCCGGCAGCCCCTCCTCGCTTTTGGGTGATACTCATAGCCGATGGCAAGAACCGCTCTCGCCTCTGGGGAACCTTCGAAAATCGTGGAGAATTGGCGACCGAACGTACTGGATCGTGCCGGTATTACGACCTCCATTCAACGGATTTCCTTGCACCCCTCAAGGATCGGCTCGTAATTGACTGGGACAATCCCCGCAGCTGGCACCGTGGCGCCAGCTCCGCCAGCGCAGCGCGGATGCAGGTAGTCGAGATCGCTGACCGGGACAAGGTTCCTTTTCCAGGCTTCGACGGTGTGCTGCTTAGCTACCCCCAACTGCAGGACCTGGTGGATGACCCACGCTACGGGGACTGGCGCGCAGCACTTTCCGAGGTCCAGGGGATTTACCTGATTACTGACTCCAGCAACGGGAAGCAATATGTCGGCAAAGCCGACGGCTCCGAGCGGATCCTAGGCCGATGGACGAGCTACGCCCGCGACGGACATGGCGGTAACGTGGCGCTCCGTGAGCTGGCGTATGACAGTGTGGGCGAAACAACGAGCATCAAAACAGACCACGCGCGGCACTTCGTTTTCAGCCTCCTCCGCGTGTTCGGCCCCAGCACGCCCTCGTCCGAAGTGAACACAGCCGAGTCCCACTACAAGGCGGCGCTCATGACCCGAAAATTCGGCCTGAACAGAAATTAA
- a CDS encoding asparaginase, whose product MTHPKDTMPVPTAPAHQAAAQNTKAPNHVPLVEVTRDGLVESIHYGSLIALSAEDSSLIEAGQPDAPMYPRSSLKPLQAVALLKAGLDIPENLLALTAASHSGAKMHRDGATEILRLHGLNDQALANSTDLPYGVAEREDWLRAGNGPTRIAQNCSGKHASMTAVCVINGWPVEGYLHPEHPLQVLVRDTITELTGEEAAAVSTDGCGTPLFAHSLHGMARAYGRLAAADQDTLEGKVAHAMRRFPEMVAGEGRDVTALMRAVPGLLAKDGFEGLQLVGLPDGTGLAVKISDGGDRARMPVTVEVLRRLGVDGGSLDTLQSPPVLGGGLPVGELRAARIFSN is encoded by the coding sequence ATGACCCACCCAAAGGACACCATGCCCGTCCCCACAGCACCGGCCCATCAGGCCGCGGCGCAGAACACCAAGGCGCCAAACCACGTCCCGCTTGTCGAAGTGACCCGCGACGGACTGGTGGAGAGCATCCACTACGGCTCGCTGATCGCACTCTCGGCAGAGGACAGCAGCCTCATCGAGGCCGGCCAGCCGGACGCCCCCATGTACCCGCGTTCGAGCCTGAAGCCACTGCAGGCTGTCGCGCTCCTGAAGGCCGGCCTGGACATCCCCGAAAACCTCCTGGCGCTCACGGCTGCCAGCCACTCCGGCGCAAAGATGCACCGCGACGGCGCCACTGAGATCCTGAGGCTGCACGGCCTCAACGACCAAGCCCTGGCCAACAGCACGGACCTTCCGTACGGCGTCGCCGAACGCGAGGACTGGCTCCGCGCCGGAAACGGCCCCACCCGGATCGCGCAGAACTGCTCCGGCAAGCACGCGTCCATGACCGCCGTCTGCGTCATCAACGGCTGGCCTGTAGAGGGATACCTGCACCCGGAGCACCCGCTGCAGGTCCTGGTCCGCGACACCATCACCGAACTGACCGGCGAGGAAGCGGCCGCAGTCAGCACAGATGGTTGCGGGACTCCGCTGTTCGCCCACTCGCTGCATGGCATGGCCCGCGCCTATGGCCGCCTGGCCGCCGCAGACCAGGACACTCTCGAAGGCAAAGTTGCGCACGCCATGCGCCGCTTCCCGGAGATGGTGGCCGGCGAAGGTCGCGACGTCACCGCCCTCATGCGTGCGGTCCCCGGCTTGCTCGCCAAGGACGGCTTCGAAGGCCTCCAGTTGGTTGGCCTTCCGGACGGCACCGGCCTGGCGGTGAAGATTTCCGACGGCGGCGATCGCGCCCGCATGCCCGTCACCGTTGAGGTGCTTCGCCGCTTGGGCGTCGACGGCGGCAGCCTGGACACGCTTCAAAGCCCACCTGTGCTGGGCGGCGGCCTTCCGGTCGGCGAGCTCCGTGCAGCCCGAATTTTCAGCAACTAA
- the aspA gene encoding aspartate ammonia-lyase, with product MTTVDQAIPLRSEHDLLGDRDVPADAYWGVHTLRAIENFPITGQPLSTNKHLVRGLAAVKQAAARTNHELGLLDAERANAIDQACQDILDGKLQEQFMVDVIQGGAGTSSNMNANEVIANRALEILGHPKGDYAKLHPNDHVNLSQSTNDVYPTAVNLATIFSVKELLLALEELEQAFAEKGREFRTVVKMGRTQLQDAVPMTLGQEFGGYAVTIGEDRARLDESHMLIHEINLGATAIGTGLNAPVGYADAACRHLAEITGLPLLTAADLIEATQDVGAFVHLSGVLKRVAVKLSKICNDLRLLSSGPRAGLGEINLPAVQSGSSIMPGKINPVIPEVVSQVAYEVIGNDVTVTMAAEAGQLQLNAFEPIIVHSLHKSISHLEAACRTLTARCVRGITANTERLRLTVEQSIGLVTALNPHIGYASATAIAQEALATGKGVAELVLEHGLLTAAQLEELLSPERLANLSK from the coding sequence ATGACCACCGTCGATCAGGCGATCCCCCTCCGTTCCGAACACGACCTCCTGGGCGATCGCGATGTACCCGCGGACGCCTACTGGGGCGTCCACACCCTCCGCGCTATCGAGAACTTCCCCATCACCGGGCAGCCGCTGTCCACCAACAAGCACCTGGTCCGTGGACTGGCTGCGGTCAAGCAGGCCGCCGCCCGCACCAACCACGAGCTGGGCCTCCTGGACGCTGAGCGTGCGAACGCCATCGACCAGGCCTGCCAGGACATCCTGGACGGGAAGCTGCAGGAGCAGTTCATGGTGGACGTGATCCAGGGCGGCGCAGGAACCAGTTCCAACATGAACGCCAACGAGGTCATCGCCAACCGTGCCTTGGAAATCCTGGGGCACCCGAAGGGTGACTACGCCAAGCTGCACCCGAATGACCACGTGAACCTGAGCCAGTCCACCAACGACGTCTACCCGACTGCCGTGAACCTGGCCACGATCTTCTCGGTCAAGGAACTCCTCCTGGCCCTCGAAGAGCTTGAGCAGGCCTTCGCCGAAAAGGGCCGTGAGTTCCGGACCGTCGTGAAGATGGGCCGCACCCAGCTCCAGGACGCTGTGCCCATGACGCTGGGCCAGGAATTCGGTGGTTACGCCGTGACCATCGGCGAGGACCGTGCCCGACTGGACGAGTCCCACATGCTCATCCATGAGATCAACCTGGGTGCCACGGCCATCGGTACGGGCCTGAATGCCCCGGTTGGCTACGCGGACGCAGCTTGCCGCCACCTGGCCGAAATCACCGGCCTTCCCCTGCTGACCGCCGCGGACCTCATTGAGGCCACCCAGGATGTGGGAGCGTTTGTCCACCTGTCCGGTGTGCTGAAGCGCGTGGCAGTGAAGCTCTCCAAGATTTGCAACGACCTCCGCCTGCTGTCCTCCGGGCCGCGTGCGGGATTGGGCGAGATCAACCTTCCGGCAGTGCAGTCCGGTTCGTCGATCATGCCCGGCAAGATCAATCCGGTGATCCCGGAAGTGGTCAGCCAGGTGGCGTACGAAGTCATCGGCAACGATGTCACCGTCACCATGGCCGCGGAGGCAGGCCAGCTCCAGCTGAATGCCTTCGAACCGATCATTGTGCACAGCCTGCACAAGAGCATCTCCCACCTGGAAGCAGCGTGCCGCACCCTTACGGCACGCTGCGTCCGGGGCATCACCGCAAACACCGAGCGGCTACGGCTTACCGTGGAGCAGTCGATCGGTCTCGTCACGGCATTGAACCCCCACATCGGTTACGCCTCCGCCACCGCTATCGCCCAGGAGGCGCTGGCGACGGGCAAGGGTGTGGCAGAACTCGTGTTGGAGCACGGTCTCCTGACCGCTGCCCAGCTCGAGGAATTGCTCAGCCCGGAACGTCTGGCCAACCTGAGCAAATAG
- a CDS encoding amino acid permease — MTNPITDHTVPAQAHASEKALHKEDSGYHKDLKPRQIQMIAIGGAIGTGLFLGAGGRLNAAGPSLVIAYAVCGFFAFLILRALGELVLHRPSSGSFVSYAREFYGEKAAFVSGWFYWINWATTTIVDITAAALYMNFFGKYIPWMGAVPQWAWALIALVVVLSLNLVSVKVFGEMEFWFALIKVAALVAFLLVGTYFVIFGTPVDGQEVGFSLISDNGGVFPNGILPMIILMQGVLFAYASIELVGTAAGETPNPEKIMPKAINSVVFRIAVFYVGSVILLALLLPYTSYEKGVSPFVTFFGSIGVQGVDVIMNLVVLTAALSSLNAGLYSTGRILRSMSVAGSAPKFAQRMNKAGVPYGGIAITAGVSLLGVPLNYLVPSDAFEIVLNVASVGIIVTWATIVLCQMQLKRWSDKGWVKRPSFRLFGAPYTGWLSLVFLAGVLVMVFIESPLTMLVTAIACGLMVWGWFLCRKQIHELAATRDGYTGSAPVIANRPLPGGDK, encoded by the coding sequence ATGACCAATCCCATCACTGACCACACGGTTCCGGCCCAAGCGCACGCCAGTGAGAAGGCCCTGCACAAAGAGGACTCCGGCTACCACAAGGACCTCAAGCCCCGCCAGATCCAGATGATCGCGATCGGTGGCGCAATCGGCACCGGCCTGTTCCTGGGCGCAGGTGGCCGTCTTAACGCCGCCGGCCCGTCCCTGGTGATCGCGTACGCCGTCTGCGGCTTTTTTGCCTTCCTGATTCTCCGCGCACTGGGTGAACTGGTGCTGCACCGCCCGTCCTCGGGTTCGTTCGTCTCCTACGCCCGTGAGTTCTACGGCGAGAAGGCGGCGTTCGTCTCCGGCTGGTTCTACTGGATCAACTGGGCCACCACCACCATCGTGGACATCACGGCGGCCGCTCTCTACATGAACTTCTTCGGCAAGTACATCCCCTGGATGGGCGCCGTTCCGCAGTGGGCGTGGGCCCTCATCGCCCTGGTGGTGGTGCTGAGCCTGAACCTCGTCTCCGTGAAGGTCTTCGGCGAGATGGAATTCTGGTTCGCCCTGATCAAGGTTGCTGCCCTGGTGGCCTTCCTCCTGGTTGGCACGTACTTCGTCATCTTCGGCACCCCGGTTGATGGCCAGGAAGTCGGCTTCAGCCTGATCTCGGACAACGGCGGCGTGTTCCCGAACGGCATCCTGCCCATGATCATCCTCATGCAGGGTGTGCTGTTCGCCTACGCCTCGATCGAACTCGTGGGCACGGCGGCCGGCGAAACTCCTAACCCCGAAAAGATCATGCCCAAGGCCATCAACTCCGTGGTCTTCCGCATCGCGGTCTTCTACGTCGGCTCGGTCATCCTGCTCGCCCTGCTGCTCCCCTACACCTCCTACGAAAAGGGTGTCAGCCCGTTCGTGACGTTCTTCGGATCCATCGGTGTCCAGGGCGTTGACGTGATCATGAACCTCGTGGTCCTCACGGCAGCACTGTCCTCGCTGAACGCCGGGCTCTACTCCACGGGCCGTATCCTCCGTTCCATGTCCGTGGCGGGTTCCGCTCCGAAGTTCGCCCAGCGCATGAACAAGGCCGGCGTCCCTTACGGCGGCATCGCGATCACCGCAGGTGTTTCCCTGCTCGGTGTTCCGCTGAACTACCTCGTCCCGTCCGATGCCTTCGAGATCGTTTTGAACGTGGCTTCCGTGGGCATCATTGTCACCTGGGCAACCATTGTGCTGTGCCAGATGCAGCTCAAGCGCTGGTCCGACAAGGGCTGGGTGAAGCGTCCGTCCTTCCGTTTGTTCGGCGCACCCTACACAGGTTGGTTGTCCTTGGTCTTCCTTGCCGGCGTCCTGGTGATGGTGTTCATCGAGTCCCCGCTCACCATGCTGGTGACCGCGATCGCTTGCGGGCTGATGGTCTGGGGCTGGTTCCTGTGCCGCAAGCAGATCCACGAGCTCGCCGCCACGCGTGACGGTTACACGGGCAGCGCCCCGGTGATCGCCAACCGCCCGTTGCCTGGCGGCGATAAGTAA
- a CDS encoding FadR/GntR family transcriptional regulator, translating into MAVTDEAISKIKDMLIRGELKAGDRLPPEKELSERLGLSRSSLREAVKALELIRVLDVRRGDGTYVTSLDAKLLNEAVAFVVDLHQDRSILELFEVRRILEPATAQLAAGKITADELQSLRATMDGIDENTDVEELVAHDLEFHSIITAAAGNDYLGSLLEALSSSTVRARIWRGLTQEKAVSHTLAEHRAIADALERGDAELVRALVTVHISGVENWLRQAL; encoded by the coding sequence ATGGCTGTCACAGACGAAGCGATCAGCAAGATCAAGGACATGCTGATCCGCGGCGAACTCAAGGCGGGCGATCGGCTTCCCCCTGAAAAGGAACTGAGCGAACGTCTTGGCCTTTCCAGGAGTTCGCTGCGTGAAGCAGTGAAGGCCCTGGAGCTGATCCGGGTGCTGGACGTGCGCCGCGGCGACGGCACGTACGTGACCAGCCTCGATGCGAAACTGCTCAACGAGGCCGTGGCGTTCGTGGTGGACCTGCACCAGGACCGTTCCATCCTTGAACTCTTCGAGGTCCGACGAATCCTGGAACCCGCCACGGCCCAGCTGGCAGCGGGCAAGATTACCGCGGACGAGCTCCAGTCCCTGCGGGCCACCATGGACGGGATCGACGAAAACACCGACGTCGAAGAACTCGTGGCCCATGACCTCGAGTTCCACAGCATCATCACCGCAGCCGCGGGAAACGACTACCTCGGCAGCCTCTTGGAGGCCCTTTCCAGCAGCACGGTGCGGGCCCGGATCTGGCGTGGATTGACGCAGGAAAAGGCCGTGTCCCACACTTTGGCGGAGCATCGTGCCATCGCGGATGCGCTGGAGCGCGGTGATGCGGAGCTGGTGCGGGCTCTGGTGACGGTGCACATCAGTGGCGTGGAGAACTGGCTGCGCCAGGCCCTCTAG
- a CDS encoding amidohydrolase family protein, translated as MIDSHLHLWTLDTFVTGGERPYPWLGPQHGALFRSFGEEEAGETLEAAGVRAAVLVQADDTIADTDSMLAVAARNPWVLGVVGWVRLDSPAECASQLDSFSAQPVFKGVRHLVHDDPRADFLEFPTVRESLALVALRGLVFDIPDAFPRHLGAAVRLARDLPELTVVLDHLGKPPRSDASLMDSWRTDFLALGREPNTVAKLSGLHAPGLPYASAALRPLFETALEAFGAGRLMIGGDWPVSILGAPYGRTLDVLLELVSSLSPAEQDSILEGTAIRTYGLAANPLVDA; from the coding sequence GTGATTGATTCACACCTGCACCTGTGGACGCTGGACACTTTCGTCACCGGCGGTGAACGTCCCTACCCGTGGCTCGGTCCGCAGCACGGTGCGCTCTTCCGCAGCTTTGGCGAAGAAGAGGCGGGGGAGACCCTGGAGGCCGCGGGTGTCCGGGCTGCGGTGCTGGTCCAGGCCGACGACACCATAGCCGATACGGACAGCATGCTGGCCGTCGCAGCGCGGAATCCGTGGGTGCTGGGCGTGGTGGGCTGGGTGCGGTTGGACTCGCCGGCTGAGTGCGCTTCCCAGCTGGACAGCTTCAGTGCACAGCCTGTCTTCAAGGGCGTGCGCCACTTGGTGCACGACGATCCCCGGGCGGACTTCCTGGAGTTCCCTACCGTGCGCGAGTCCCTCGCTTTGGTGGCGCTACGTGGCCTGGTCTTTGATATTCCGGACGCATTCCCCCGTCATTTGGGCGCGGCCGTCCGGCTTGCCCGGGACCTCCCGGAGCTGACCGTGGTCCTTGACCATTTGGGGAAGCCGCCGCGGTCCGATGCCTCGCTCATGGACTCGTGGCGCACTGATTTCCTTGCCTTGGGCCGCGAGCCTAACACCGTAGCCAAGCTATCCGGGCTCCACGCTCCGGGGCTGCCGTACGCCAGCGCGGCACTGCGGCCGCTGTTCGAAACCGCGCTGGAAGCTTTCGGCGCCGGCCGCCTGATGATCGGTGGCGACTGGCCGGTCAGCATCCTCGGGGCGCCTTACGGCCGGACCCTCGACGTCCTGCTGGAACTGGTGTCCTCCCTGAGCCCCGCGGAGCAGGATTCCATCCTGGAGGGGACTGCGATCCGTACCTATGGGCTGGCGGCCAACCCGTTGGTGGATGCCTAG
- a CDS encoding aldo/keto reductase, with protein MNAPDLGKLGFGGAGIGNLYRALPDGEALATALAAWDAGIRYFDTAPHYGLGLSEQRLGAVLRDKPREEFVISTKVGRLLEPNGSEGRDSEGFDVPATSRRVWDFSEAGIRRSIEESLERLGLSHVDIAYLHDPDVHDLQAGIEQGLPALEKLRSEGLVTAIGVGTNSAEAALECVEAADLDLLMLAGRYTLLEQPDVPLLDRCVERRTGVVNVGVFNSGLLARPDVPDDAHYNYDQAPPEVLERARALAYVCRDFGVELPTAALQFPLRHPAVVNVTAGATSPEQVTTNAARMDEPLPEELWEALEGLRKGAGQ; from the coding sequence ATGAATGCACCTGATCTGGGCAAGCTCGGTTTCGGCGGAGCGGGCATAGGGAATCTCTACCGGGCCCTTCCTGATGGGGAAGCCCTCGCCACGGCACTTGCGGCGTGGGACGCCGGGATCCGCTACTTCGATACCGCGCCGCATTACGGACTGGGCCTGTCCGAACAAAGGCTCGGTGCTGTCCTGAGGGACAAACCGCGGGAGGAATTCGTCATCTCCACCAAGGTGGGGCGCCTGCTGGAACCCAACGGGTCCGAAGGCCGGGATTCCGAAGGCTTCGACGTTCCTGCCACCAGCCGTCGTGTTTGGGACTTCTCCGAGGCAGGCATCCGTCGCAGTATTGAGGAGTCCTTGGAGCGGCTCGGCCTTAGCCATGTGGACATCGCGTACCTGCACGACCCCGACGTCCACGACCTGCAGGCCGGAATCGAACAAGGCTTGCCGGCCCTGGAAAAGCTGCGTTCCGAAGGCCTGGTCACGGCGATTGGCGTGGGCACCAACTCCGCCGAAGCCGCGCTGGAGTGCGTCGAAGCCGCCGACCTGGACCTCCTGATGCTTGCCGGGCGCTACACCCTGCTGGAGCAGCCAGACGTTCCGCTGCTTGACCGCTGTGTGGAGCGCCGCACCGGCGTCGTGAATGTGGGCGTCTTCAACTCGGGCCTCCTGGCCCGCCCGGACGTCCCCGACGACGCGCACTACAACTACGACCAAGCGCCGCCGGAAGTGCTGGAGCGGGCCCGGGCGCTAGCGTACGTCTGCCGCGACTTCGGCGTCGAACTCCCGACGGCGGCACTCCAGTTCCCGCTGCGGCATCCGGCCGTGGTGAACGTGACAGCAGGAGCGACTTCTCCTGAACAGGTCACCACCAACGCCGCCCGCATGGACGAGCCACTCCCCGAAGAGCTGTGGGAGGCTTTGGAGGGCTTGCGGAAAGGCGCCGGGCAGTGA
- a CDS encoding L-rhamnose mutarotase codes for MTESIALHTRLKPGAEEEYSDAHANIPPELVAALKEAGVRNWRIWRSGLDLFHVVDVDDYQAMRHALADHPANVPWQARMAELLEVQDDYSGADRGIGRVWELP; via the coding sequence ATGACTGAGAGCATCGCCCTGCACACCCGCCTCAAGCCCGGTGCCGAGGAGGAATACTCTGACGCCCATGCGAACATCCCTCCGGAACTCGTGGCGGCATTGAAGGAAGCGGGGGTGCGGAACTGGCGTATCTGGCGCAGCGGGCTCGACCTCTTCCACGTGGTGGACGTGGACGACTACCAGGCAATGCGGCATGCGCTCGCCGATCACCCCGCCAACGTCCCGTGGCAAGCCCGCATGGCTGAACTTTTGGAGGTCCAGGACGATTACTCCGGGGCTGATAGGGGTATCGGTAGAGTATGGGAACTGCCATGA
- a CDS encoding alpha-L-fucosidase, which yields MIQHAPWFEEARFGMFVHWGIYALPARHEWVMNREEITVEEYSKYFRRFDPDLYDPREWARAAREAGMKYVVLTTKHHDGFCLWDSALTDYKATNTPAGRDLITPYVEALRAEGLKVGFYHSLVDWHHPDFTIDGVHPQRNAADVESLNAGRDMARYRDYLHGQVRELLSNYGTIDYLFFDFSYAGLGHAEFWGGKGRDDWGSEALLAMVRELQPGIVVNDRLDIPGDFVTPEQYQPAGPMMLDGEPVTWEACQTLNGSWGYDRDNQNYKSVDLLIRMLVDGVSKGGNLLLNVGPTGRGSLDPRALESLEGIGKWMQLHSRSIYGAGTSPFTAPSDVRYTQRGDRLYVHLFSWPFEYVHLPDLAGKVEYAQLLNDASEVFLQEVDPGQQPANMTPGGQPPGTLTIKLPVQRPDAAVPVLELFLKPGSTGAGSTEAVSAEPGSTGAGERDD from the coding sequence TTGATCCAGCACGCCCCCTGGTTCGAAGAAGCACGTTTCGGCATGTTCGTGCACTGGGGCATCTACGCCCTGCCCGCACGACACGAATGGGTGATGAACCGGGAGGAGATCACGGTGGAGGAGTACTCAAAGTACTTCCGCCGCTTCGACCCGGACCTCTACGATCCCCGCGAGTGGGCCCGGGCCGCCCGCGAGGCAGGGATGAAGTACGTGGTCCTCACCACCAAACACCACGACGGTTTCTGCCTTTGGGATTCGGCGCTGACCGACTACAAGGCCACCAACACGCCCGCCGGCAGGGACCTGATCACGCCCTACGTCGAAGCACTCCGCGCCGAGGGGCTGAAGGTGGGCTTCTATCACTCGCTCGTTGACTGGCACCACCCCGACTTCACCATTGACGGGGTACATCCCCAACGCAACGCCGCCGACGTCGAAAGCCTCAACGCCGGTCGCGACATGGCCCGTTACCGTGACTACCTCCATGGCCAGGTGCGCGAGCTCCTGAGCAACTACGGCACCATCGACTATCTGTTCTTCGACTTCTCCTACGCCGGCCTCGGCCACGCAGAGTTCTGGGGCGGCAAGGGTCGTGACGACTGGGGCTCGGAGGCGCTGCTCGCCATGGTCCGTGAACTGCAGCCCGGGATCGTGGTCAACGACCGCCTGGACATCCCGGGAGACTTTGTCACGCCGGAGCAGTACCAGCCCGCCGGCCCCATGATGCTCGACGGCGAACCCGTCACCTGGGAGGCCTGCCAAACCCTGAACGGCAGCTGGGGGTACGACCGGGACAACCAAAACTACAAGTCCGTGGACCTGCTGATCCGGATGCTGGTGGATGGCGTCTCCAAAGGTGGCAACCTGCTGCTCAACGTTGGCCCCACCGGCAGGGGGTCCCTTGATCCGCGGGCGCTGGAGTCGTTGGAGGGAATCGGGAAGTGGATGCAGCTGCACTCCCGCTCCATCTACGGGGCGGGGACTTCGCCGTTCACCGCGCCCTCCGACGTCCGCTACACGCAGCGCGGGGACAGGCTGTACGTTCACCTGTTCAGCTGGCCCTTCGAATACGTGCACCTGCCGGACCTGGCAGGCAAAGTGGAATACGCCCAGCTGCTCAACGATGCCTCGGAGGTGTTCCTGCAGGAAGTGGACCCCGGGCAGCAACCAGCCAACATGACCCCCGGAGGCCAGCCGCCGGGCACGCTGACCATCAAGCTGCCGGTGCAGCGACCCGATGCCGCTGTTCCCGTGCTGGAATTGTTCCTCAAGCCCGGCTCCACAGGGGCAGGCTCCACAGAGGCCGTCTCCGCAGAGCCCGGTTCCACAGGGGCCGGTGAACGCGATGACTGA
- a CDS encoding L-fuconate dehydratase — MSIITEIETFDIRFPTSRDLDGSDAMNPDPDYSAAYLVIRTDATDRHEGHGFVFTIGRGNEVETAAINALRGHILGADVEALLEDMGATWKLLAHDSQLRWLGPEKGVMHMAIGAVVNALWDLKAKRAGLPLWELLADMAPEEIVALVDFRYLTDALTPDEALAILRAAEPGKEQRKAALRAEGYPAYTTTPGWLGYSDAKLTRLAKEAVADGFTQIKLKVGASLDDDIRRVRAARAAVGPDIRIAVDANQRWDVQDAIDWMAHLAPYDIAWIEEPTSPDDILGHAAIARAVAPIPVATGEHVQNRVVFKQMLQAGSLQVLQIDAARVAGVNENIAILLLAAKFGVPVCPHAGGVGLCEAVQHLSMFDFVAVTGTKEGRTIEFVDHLHEHFVTPVDVHSGAYWPPSSPGAGNEMLRETLAAYSFPGGPVWKETH, encoded by the coding sequence ATGAGCATCATCACCGAAATCGAAACATTCGATATTCGCTTCCCGACGTCCCGGGACCTGGATGGTTCCGATGCCATGAACCCGGATCCGGATTACTCAGCCGCGTACCTGGTCATCCGCACCGACGCCACCGACAGGCATGAGGGCCACGGTTTCGTCTTCACCATCGGTCGCGGCAACGAGGTGGAAACGGCAGCCATCAACGCCCTGCGCGGACACATCCTTGGTGCCGATGTCGAAGCCTTGCTGGAGGACATGGGTGCGACGTGGAAGCTCCTGGCCCACGACTCCCAACTCCGCTGGCTCGGACCCGAAAAAGGCGTCATGCACATGGCCATCGGCGCGGTGGTCAACGCCCTTTGGGACTTGAAAGCCAAACGTGCGGGACTTCCCCTGTGGGAACTGCTTGCCGACATGGCCCCCGAAGAAATCGTGGCACTGGTCGACTTCAGGTACCTCACGGACGCACTCACCCCGGACGAAGCCCTGGCCATCCTCCGCGCCGCAGAACCGGGAAAGGAACAGCGGAAGGCCGCCCTTCGCGCTGAAGGCTACCCCGCGTACACCACGACGCCGGGATGGCTGGGTTACAGCGACGCGAAACTGACGCGGCTGGCCAAGGAAGCGGTGGCGGACGGATTCACACAGATCAAGCTGAAGGTGGGGGCGTCCTTGGACGACGACATCCGCCGCGTCCGGGCCGCCCGCGCCGCCGTGGGCCCGGACATCAGGATCGCTGTTGATGCCAACCAGCGCTGGGATGTCCAGGACGCCATCGACTGGATGGCCCACCTTGCCCCGTACGACATCGCCTGGATCGAAGAACCCACCAGCCCGGACGACATCCTCGGGCACGCCGCCATCGCCCGCGCAGTGGCACCCATTCCGGTGGCAACGGGGGAGCACGTCCAGAACCGGGTGGTGTTCAAACAGATGCTCCAGGCGGGCTCGCTGCAGGTCCTGCAGATCGACGCCGCCCGCGTAGCCGGGGTCAACGAGAACATCGCCATCCTGCTGCTGGCCGCGAAGTTCGGGGTCCCGGTATGCCCGCACGCAGGCGGAGTGGGGCTCTGTGAAGCCGTGCAGCATTTGTCCATGTTCGATTTCGTGGCGGTCACCGGGACCAAAGAGGGCAGGACCATAGAGTTCGTGGACCACCTCCACGAACACTTCGTCACACCCGTGGACGTCCACAGCGGCGCGTACTGGCCGCCGTCGTCCCCTGGTGCCGGCAACGAAATGCTCCGTGAAACACTGGCCGCATACAGCTTTCCGGGCGGCCCGGTATGGAAGGAAACCCATTGA